The Streptomyces sp. DH-12 genome has a window encoding:
- the tdh gene encoding L-threonine 3-dehydrogenase, with protein MKALVKQKAEPGLWLTDVPEPAVGPGDVLIKVLRTGICGTDLHIRNWDGWARQTIDTPLVLGHEFVGEVVETGRDVPDDIKPGDRVSGEGHLVCGKCRNCLAGRRHLCRATVGLGVGRDGAFAEYVVLPATNVWVHRVPVDLDVAAIFDPFGNAVHTALSFPLVGEDVLITGAGPIGLMAAAVARHAGARNVVITDVSEERLELARKIGATLALNVAESTIADGQHTLGLREGFDIGLEMSGRPEAMRDMIANMTHGGRIAMLGLPAEEFPVDWARVVTSMITIKGIYGREMFETWYAMSVLLEGGLDLAPVITGRYAYRDFEAAFEDAAGGKGGKVILDWTA; from the coding sequence TTGAAGGCGCTGGTCAAGCAGAAGGCGGAGCCCGGGCTGTGGCTCACGGACGTCCCGGAGCCCGCCGTCGGACCCGGCGACGTGCTGATCAAGGTGCTGCGCACCGGTATCTGCGGCACCGACCTGCACATCCGGAACTGGGACGGCTGGGCGCGGCAGACCATCGACACGCCGCTGGTCCTCGGGCACGAGTTCGTCGGCGAGGTCGTGGAGACCGGCCGGGACGTCCCCGACGACATCAAGCCCGGTGACCGGGTCAGCGGCGAGGGCCACCTGGTCTGCGGCAAGTGCCGCAACTGCCTGGCCGGCCGCCGCCACCTGTGCCGCGCCACCGTCGGTCTCGGCGTGGGCCGCGACGGCGCGTTCGCCGAGTACGTCGTGCTCCCCGCCACCAACGTGTGGGTGCACCGCGTCCCCGTCGACCTCGACGTCGCCGCGATCTTCGACCCGTTCGGCAACGCCGTGCACACCGCGCTGTCCTTCCCGCTCGTCGGTGAGGACGTCCTGATCACCGGCGCCGGACCCATCGGCCTGATGGCCGCCGCGGTGGCCCGGCACGCCGGCGCGCGCAACGTCGTCATCACCGACGTCAGCGAGGAGCGCCTGGAGCTCGCCCGCAAGATCGGCGCGACGCTGGCGCTGAACGTGGCCGAGTCGACGATCGCCGACGGGCAGCACACCCTCGGCCTGCGCGAGGGCTTCGACATCGGCCTGGAGATGTCCGGCCGCCCCGAGGCGATGCGCGACATGATCGCCAACATGACGCACGGCGGCCGCATCGCCATGCTGGGCCTGCCCGCCGAGGAGTTCCCGGTCGACTGGGCCCGCGTCGTCACCTCGATGATCACCATCAAGGGCATCTACGGCCGCGAGATGTTCGAGACCTGGTACGCCATGTCGGTGCTGCTGGAGGGCGGGCTCGACCTCGCCCCCGTGATCACCGGCCGCTACGCCTACCGCGACTTCGAGGCCGCCTTCGAGGACGCCGCAGGCGGCAAGGGCGGCAAGGTCATCCTCGACTGGACCGCGTAA
- a CDS encoding GAF domain-containing protein yields MSYDPPRPAGRLLLTPEDRQAPERARRLRRLGLGEHPDPELDAFARGLAEFTGAPYAVVNLPGEHGQFFAGLHTPGVAPVLRGDGTGALLGRALPRDHGFCPHVIARGKALVLEDVGDYPRFAGNAVVDEFGVRSYMGAPLTDGTGMVLGTVAVSDVRPRGWGQPGLAAIKAQAAELVTRLRRRESDGRPL; encoded by the coding sequence ATGAGCTACGACCCGCCCCGCCCGGCCGGTCGGCTGCTGCTCACCCCGGAGGACCGGCAGGCGCCGGAGCGCGCCCGCAGGCTGCGCCGGCTGGGACTGGGGGAGCACCCCGATCCCGAACTCGACGCCTTCGCCCGCGGCCTCGCCGAGTTCACCGGGGCGCCCTACGCCGTGGTCAACCTCCCCGGCGAGCACGGGCAGTTCTTCGCGGGCCTGCACACCCCGGGCGTCGCCCCGGTCCTCCGCGGCGACGGCACCGGCGCCCTGCTGGGCCGGGCGCTGCCCCGGGACCACGGCTTCTGCCCGCACGTGATCGCCCGCGGCAAGGCGCTGGTGCTGGAGGACGTCGGCGACTACCCGCGGTTCGCGGGCAACGCGGTGGTGGACGAGTTCGGCGTCCGCTCCTACATGGGGGCGCCGCTCACCGACGGCACCGGCATGGTGCTCGGCACCGTGGCGGTCAGCGACGTCCGGCCCCGCGGCTGGGGACAGCCCGGCCTCGCCGCCATCAAGGCACAGGCCGCGGAGCTCGTCACCCGGCTGCGGCGCAGGGAGAGCGACGGGCGGCCGCTGTGA
- a CDS encoding ATP/GTP-binding protein yields the protein MDYDDSSDRADGAGHGDDLFPTALKILVAGGFGVGKTTFVGAVSEIAPLSTEELLTTVSAATDRLDGIENKVETTVAMDFGRLTLDAAHVLYLFGTPGQERFWFMWDELCEGALGAVILADTRRLEECFAAVDFFEQRGLGFIVAVNEFDGAYRYAPEEVRAALDLPGEVPVVRCDARISSSGVQTLLTLVRHLIAHAPATPTGYGAPM from the coding sequence ATGGACTACGACGACAGCTCTGACCGGGCCGACGGCGCCGGGCACGGCGACGACCTGTTCCCGACCGCCCTCAAGATCCTGGTGGCGGGCGGGTTCGGGGTGGGCAAGACCACCTTCGTCGGCGCGGTCAGCGAGATCGCGCCGCTCAGCACGGAGGAACTGCTGACCACCGTCAGCGCCGCCACCGACAGACTCGACGGCATCGAGAACAAGGTCGAGACCACCGTGGCCATGGACTTCGGCCGCCTCACCCTCGACGCCGCACACGTGCTGTACCTGTTCGGCACGCCCGGCCAGGAACGCTTCTGGTTCATGTGGGACGAGTTGTGCGAGGGCGCGCTCGGCGCGGTGATCCTCGCCGACACCCGGCGCCTGGAGGAGTGCTTCGCCGCGGTCGACTTCTTCGAGCAGCGGGGCCTCGGATTCATCGTGGCCGTCAACGAGTTCGACGGCGCGTACCGCTACGCCCCCGAGGAGGTGCGGGCCGCCCTCGACCTCCCCGGGGAGGTGCCCGTCGTCCGCTGCGACGCCCGGATCTCCAGCTCCGGCGTGCAGACCCTGCTCACCCTCGTCCGCCACCTCATCGCGCACGCCCCCGCCACACCCACGGGGTACGGCGCCCCCATGTGA
- a CDS encoding DUF742 domain-containing protein, with product MRAAGDGPWLDDAAGRLVRPFTVSDGRTRPTVALDLMSQVRATGATPLGHLGPEHAQALDLCRAPVPVAEVAAHLGLPVAVTKVLLADLVDWGALTDKPPAFHHHPTDRALLEAVLDGLRRQL from the coding sequence GTGCGGGCGGCCGGTGACGGGCCGTGGCTCGACGACGCGGCCGGCCGGCTGGTGCGCCCCTTCACGGTCAGCGACGGCCGGACCCGGCCGACCGTCGCCCTCGACCTCATGTCGCAGGTGCGGGCCACCGGCGCCACCCCGCTCGGTCACCTCGGCCCCGAGCACGCGCAGGCCCTCGACCTGTGCCGCGCCCCCGTCCCGGTCGCCGAGGTCGCCGCCCATCTCGGGCTGCCGGTGGCCGTCACCAAGGTGCTGCTGGCGGACCTCGTCGACTGGGGGGCGCTGACCGACAAACCCCCCGCGTTCCACCACCACCCCACGGACCGGGCCCTTCTGGAGGCAGTGCTCGATGGACTACGACGACAGCTCTGA
- a CDS encoding roadblock/LC7 domain-containing protein: MASDAPTAQVSDLDWLMSGLVQRVPHTRSAVLLSCDGLVKSVHGLDPDAADHMAALASGLYSLGRSAGIRFGDGGDVRQVVVELDSTLLFVTTAGSGTCLAVTAGREADAAVLGYEMAMLVKSVRPYLMTAPRQQGAEPPAMRP; encoded by the coding sequence ATGGCGAGCGATGCGCCGACCGCCCAGGTTTCCGACCTCGACTGGCTGATGAGCGGCCTCGTGCAACGCGTACCGCACACCCGGAGCGCCGTCCTGCTGTCCTGCGACGGACTGGTGAAGTCCGTCCACGGCCTCGACCCGGACGCCGCCGACCACATGGCCGCCCTCGCCTCCGGCCTGTACTCCCTCGGCCGCAGCGCCGGCATCCGCTTCGGCGACGGCGGCGACGTCCGGCAGGTCGTCGTCGAGCTCGACTCGACGCTGCTGTTCGTCACCACCGCCGGGTCCGGCACCTGCCTCGCGGTGACGGCCGGCCGGGAGGCCGACGCGGCGGTGCTCGGCTACGAGATGGCGATGCTGGTCAAGTCCGTCCGGCCGTACCTGATGACCGCTCCCCGGCAGCAGGGTGCCGAGCCCCCGGCGATGAGGCCTTGA